A genomic segment from Saimiri boliviensis isolate mSaiBol1 chromosome 14, mSaiBol1.pri, whole genome shotgun sequence encodes:
- the DHDH gene encoding trans-1,2-dihydrobenzene-1,2-diol dehydrogenase, whose translation MAVCWGIVSAGLISSDFTAVLQTLPRSEHKVVAVAARDLSRAKEFAQKHNIPKAYGSYEELAKDPNVEVAYIGTQHPQHKAVVMLCLAAGKAVLCEKPMGVNAAEVREMVAEARSRGLFLMEAIWTRFFPAYEALRSVLAQGTLGDLRVARAEFGKDLTHVPRAVDWAQAGGGLLDIGIYCLQFICMVFGGQKPEKISAVGRRHETGVDDTVTVLLQYPGGVHGSFTCSITAQLSNTASVSGTKGMAQVLDPCWCPTKLVVKGEHKEFPLPPVPEDCNFDNGAGMSYEAKHVRECLRKGLKESPMIPLAESELLADILEEVRKAIGVTFPQDKR comes from the exons ATGGCGGTGTGCTGGGGCATCGTGTCTGCTGGCCTCATCTCCAGCGACTTCACGGCGGTGCTACAGACGCTGCCTCGCTCCGAGCACAAG GTGGTGGCGGTAGCGGCCCGCGACTTGAGCCGTGCGAAGGAGTTTGCGCAGAAACACAACATCCCCAAGGCCTACGGCTCCTATGAGGAGCTGGCCAAGGACCCGAACGTGG AGGTGGCCTACATTGGCACCCAGCACCCCCAGCACAAGGCGGTGGTGATGCTGTGCCTGGCAGCAGGCAAGGCAGTTCTGTGCGAGAAGCCTATGGGCGTGAACGCGGCGGAAGTTCGCGAGATGGTCGCGGAGGCCCGATCCCGAGGCCTCTTTCTTAtggag GCCATCTGGACCCGCTTCTTTCCTGCCTACGAGGCTCTGAGGTCTGTTCTGGCCCAGGGAACTCTAGGAGACCTCCGGGTGGCTCGGGCAGAATTTGGAAAGGACCTCACCCACGTGCCCCGGGCTGTAGACTGGGCTCAGGCTGGGGGGGGCCTGCTGGACATCGGCATCTACTGTCTCCAGTTCATCTGCATGGTCTTCGGAGGGCAGAAGCCAGAGAAGATTTCGGCTGTGGGAAGGCGTCATGAAACAG GTGTGGACGACACTGTCACTGTGCTCCTGCAGTACCCAGGAGGGGTCCATGGCAGCTTCACCTGCAGCATCACAGCCCAGCTCTCCAACACGGCCTCCGTGAGTGGCACCAAGGGCATGGCACAG gTCCTTGACCCCTGCTGGTGCCCAACCAAGCTGGTGGTGAAGGGGGAGCATAAGGAGTTCCCGCTGCCCCCAGTCCCAGAGGACTGCAATTTTGACAACGGGGCAGGCATGAGTTATGAGGCCAAGCATGTCCGGGAGTGCCTGCGCAAGG GTCTGAAGGAAAGTCCTATGATTCCCCTGGCAGAAAGTGAGCTCCTGGCTGACATCCTTGAGGAGGTGAGGAAGGCCATTGGAGTCACCTTCCCCCAAGACAAGCGCTGA